Proteins encoded within one genomic window of uncultured Desulfobacter sp.:
- a CDS encoding DVU_1553 family AMP-dependent CoA ligase has protein sequence MNAPFLDTWITRTMGIASSSSNLLEAFERRQLDALNRTITHAREHSRFYRQSFFGITDLPLKTLKGMATLPFTRPADIQGNPKGFLALSQGEISRIVTLNTSGTTAAPKRIFFTDEDLGRVVDFFTAVLTTIMNPGETGLIFLPGDTRASAGDLIRTAMQAAQARPKVPGIIRDFGPAADLVRSTRPSLLIGMPVQILALCEYMKLTGTLSDIAHVILTADYVPAPLVDRVEDLLGATVLNHYGMTEIGFGGAIQCPAREGLHLRHPDLFFEIIDPAGPPLPAGQWGEVVITTLNRKGMPLIRYRTGDVSRILDAPCACGSPFPRLDRIRNRQRLNADTANRQNLTMADLDDLLFSLPGVVDFTACIQNKIDSEQGIPTLDIEIMGLEPLTQRIQIDPGPSPGLTMALETGRLRMGRITVRAFDFRNTYVTKRQIQFNSHGLT, from the coding sequence ATGAACGCCCCGTTTCTTGATACCTGGATTACCCGGACCATGGGCATTGCGTCTTCATCAAGTAATTTGCTTGAAGCCTTTGAACGCCGGCAACTGGATGCACTGAACAGAACGATTACCCATGCCCGGGAGCACAGCCGCTTTTACAGGCAATCTTTTTTTGGTATTACAGATTTGCCTCTTAAGACTCTTAAAGGTATGGCGACCCTGCCCTTTACCCGGCCGGCAGATATCCAGGGAAATCCCAAAGGCTTTCTGGCACTTTCTCAGGGGGAGATCTCCCGCATCGTCACCCTGAACACCTCAGGGACCACCGCCGCCCCCAAACGGATTTTTTTCACGGATGAGGATCTTGGCCGGGTCGTGGATTTTTTCACGGCGGTGCTCACGACCATCATGAATCCTGGGGAAACCGGGCTGATTTTTTTGCCGGGCGATACCCGGGCCAGTGCCGGAGATCTGATTAGAACCGCCATGCAAGCCGCCCAGGCACGCCCAAAGGTTCCCGGCATTATTCGGGATTTCGGTCCGGCAGCCGACCTGGTTAGGTCAACCCGTCCAAGCCTTCTCATCGGCATGCCCGTCCAGATTCTGGCTTTGTGTGAATATATGAAATTAACGGGTACTCTGTCTGACATTGCCCATGTGATTCTAACAGCCGATTATGTGCCCGCACCACTAGTGGACCGGGTAGAAGATCTTTTGGGTGCAACGGTGCTGAACCATTACGGGATGACGGAAATTGGATTTGGCGGGGCCATTCAGTGTCCGGCACGTGAGGGTTTGCATCTCAGACACCCCGACCTGTTTTTTGAAATCATTGACCCGGCCGGCCCCCCCCTGCCGGCGGGACAATGGGGCGAAGTAGTCATCACCACCTTGAACCGCAAGGGTATGCCCCTGATTCGTTACCGGACCGGGGATGTCTCCCGGATTCTGGATGCCCCCTGTGCCTGCGGCAGCCCCTTTCCCCGGCTGGACCGGATCAGGAACCGCCAACGGTTGAACGCCGATACTGCAAACCGGCAAAATTTAACCATGGCAGACCTGGATGATCTGCTTTTTTCTCTTCCGGGCGTGGTGGACTTTACCGCCTGCATACAAAACAAAATAGATTCCGAACAAGGAATCCCAACCCTGGATATTGAAATCATGGGGCTTGAGCCCCTGACACAGCGTATTCAGATTGACCCGGGTCCGTCTCCCGGGTTGACCATGGCCCTTGAAACGGGCCGTTTGCGCATGGGCAGAATCACTGTCCGTGCTTTTGATTTTAGAAACACTTATGTCACGAAACGACAGATTCAATTTAACAGCCATGGGCTAACGTGA
- a CDS encoding radical SAM (seleno)protein TrsS, with protein MMNSGRDILHQTQSLCPVCLALVEARHVVENDSVFLEKTCEAHGVFKARLWEGRRSYENWIRPKLPIQQRFNMTPVDKGCPFDCGLCPEHRQHTCTAVLEITQNCNFSCRFCFAGAGPGNIPDPTLETITELLAKVHKVSPDANLQISGGEPSIRQDLPFIVARAVEIGFGFVQLNTNGFLLARDPDLAPRLKAAGLDSVFLQFDGVTDAVYENLRGRPLIEDKQRAVEVCVENNIGVILVPTLVPGVNIDQIGQILQFGLDHAPGIRGVHFQPVSYFGRHGEVPKDDSRITIPEVLKEIEVQTQGQFKENQFRPSSCEHALCSFNGKFIIGDDGRPSAVTTFNTCCCKPVQAEQGSKQARDSVAEHWKAPLKSIAPAMPAKKEDDMDKFIRQARTRMFSVSGMAFQDAWNLDLERLKGCCIHSVAPDGRLIPFCAYNLTRTDGKGLYRKS; from the coding sequence ATGATGAATAGCGGTCGTGACATATTGCACCAGACCCAGAGCCTGTGTCCGGTATGCTTGGCCCTCGTTGAGGCCCGGCATGTGGTGGAAAATGATTCTGTTTTTCTGGAAAAAACCTGCGAGGCCCACGGGGTGTTCAAGGCCCGGCTTTGGGAAGGGCGCCGGAGTTATGAAAACTGGATTAGGCCCAAGCTGCCAATTCAACAGCGGTTCAACATGACGCCGGTGGACAAAGGCTGCCCCTTTGACTGCGGCCTTTGCCCGGAACACCGTCAGCATACCTGCACCGCCGTGCTTGAAATTACCCAGAACTGTAATTTTTCCTGCAGGTTCTGTTTTGCAGGCGCAGGTCCCGGGAATATCCCGGATCCGACCCTTGAAACAATTACAGAGCTTCTGGCAAAAGTCCATAAAGTCAGCCCGGATGCCAACCTCCAGATTTCGGGAGGTGAACCCTCCATCAGACAGGATTTGCCTTTCATCGTTGCCCGGGCCGTGGAAATCGGATTCGGGTTTGTTCAGCTGAACACCAACGGCTTTCTTTTGGCCCGTGACCCGGATCTTGCCCCCCGGCTGAAAGCGGCCGGCCTTGATTCTGTCTTCCTCCAGTTCGACGGGGTGACGGATGCCGTTTATGAGAATCTGCGGGGCCGACCGCTTATTGAAGACAAGCAACGGGCCGTGGAGGTCTGCGTTGAAAATAACATCGGGGTGATCCTAGTGCCTACCCTGGTTCCGGGTGTTAATATTGATCAGATCGGACAGATTCTTCAATTTGGCCTGGATCATGCCCCGGGCATCCGGGGCGTCCATTTCCAGCCGGTCTCCTATTTCGGCCGTCACGGAGAGGTCCCCAAAGACGACAGCCGAATCACAATCCCCGAAGTGCTCAAAGAGATTGAAGTCCAGACCCAGGGACAGTTTAAGGAAAATCAGTTCAGACCCTCGTCCTGCGAACATGCCCTGTGTTCGTTCAACGGTAAATTCATCATCGGGGATGACGGCCGACCTTCGGCCGTGACCACCTTTAACACCTGCTGCTGCAAACCGGTTCAGGCGGAGCAGGGTTCCAAACAGGCCAGAGATTCCGTGGCCGAGCACTGGAAGGCGCCGCTGAAGTCGATTGCTCCGGCAATGCCGGCCAAAAAAGAAGATGACATGGATAAATTCATCCGCCAGGCCCGGACCCGGATGTTCTCGGTATCGGGCATGGCCTTCCAGGATGCCTGGAACCTGGACCTTGAGCGGCTTAAAGGCTGCTGTATCCACAGCGTGGCCCCGGACGGCCGCCTTATACCCTTTTGTGCCTACAATCTGACCCGGACCGACGGCAAAGGATTGTACCGCAAGTCATGA
- a CDS encoding DVU_1555 family C-GCAxxG-C-C protein yields the protein MDDIEILKLKSKGYCCSQIMVQLVLDMADVENRQLVDFSRGLCMGSKLETGSCGILTAGLCLLAMYAVQDQDLRASMQDDFRAFFTAAASKGVQCRQIAGSHYPNLNPETCPTLLTQALGALMTILSEHELDPADLDDE from the coding sequence ATGGATGATATCGAGATATTAAAATTAAAGAGTAAAGGCTACTGCTGCAGCCAGATCATGGTACAGCTGGTTTTGGACATGGCAGATGTGGAAAACAGGCAACTGGTCGATTTTTCCCGTGGACTGTGCATGGGCTCCAAACTTGAGACAGGCTCCTGCGGAATTCTGACAGCCGGGCTCTGCCTTCTGGCCATGTATGCAGTCCAGGACCAGGATTTAAGAGCCTCCATGCAGGATGATTTCAGGGCCTTTTTCACCGCCGCCGCTTCCAAGGGCGTTCAATGCCGGCAGATCGCCGGGAGCCATTATCCCAATCTCAACCCGGAAACCTGTCCGACCCTTTTGACCCAGGCCCTCGGTGCCTTGATGACTATTCTCTCCGAACATGAACTGGACCCGGCGGATCTTGATGATGAATAG
- a CDS encoding DVU_1556 family methyltransferase has product MRISSVQAAGIETHRPGGLTLTRAALDHCSLAPGDRVLDAGCGYGATCTFLHEDAGFKVFGIDASEKRISRATARPTGWDGLRARLPRLPFAPASFGAIFCECVLSLVPDKPGCLATFFELLQPEGHLVLTDLYIPGAAPAALDPSPLTCLDGALTKTDLTPIIEQAGFKIRIWEDHTPLLKQMACEMVFKHGSLENFWKKLTGDVLHCGLGSRCRTGELKPGYCLIVADKVTQ; this is encoded by the coding sequence TTGAGGATAAGTAGTGTTCAGGCAGCCGGCATTGAAACCCACCGGCCCGGCGGACTGACCCTGACCCGGGCGGCATTGGATCATTGTTCTTTGGCACCAGGGGATCGCGTACTGGACGCCGGGTGCGGATATGGAGCTACCTGCACCTTTTTGCATGAAGATGCCGGATTCAAGGTCTTTGGCATAGATGCCTCGGAGAAACGGATCAGCCGGGCAACGGCCCGCCCAACGGGTTGGGACGGTCTACGGGCAAGGTTGCCGCGGCTGCCCTTTGCACCCGCTTCCTTCGGGGCGATCTTTTGTGAATGCGTTCTTTCTCTGGTGCCGGATAAGCCCGGCTGCCTGGCTACTTTTTTCGAGCTGCTCCAGCCGGAAGGTCATCTGGTTCTTACGGACCTGTACATTCCCGGAGCTGCTCCGGCGGCCCTTGATCCATCGCCTTTGACCTGCCTGGACGGGGCGCTGACTAAAACCGATTTAACCCCAATTATTGAACAGGCAGGATTTAAAATCCGGATTTGGGAAGACCACACCCCGCTGTTAAAGCAGATGGCCTGTGAAATGGTATTTAAACACGGCAGTCTTGAAAATTTTTGGAAAAAACTGACCGGGGACGTTCTTCATTGCGGTCTGGGCTCCCGATGCCGGACCGGAGAACTCAAGCCCGGATATTGCCTGATCGTGGCAGACAAGGTGACACAGTAA
- a CDS encoding pyridine nucleotide-disulfide oxidoreductase/dicluster-binding protein: protein MEKSELTAFEAKCIQEEPAFCTAKCPFHVDVKSFLAQMAKKEMDKAFKILEKTLPLPEIITRICDHPCESDCIRQDLDSTLSIGLLERACANNRSRQKKYFPPPAKDTRIGIWGSGLSSLTAAWDLALKGYRVNVFEQETLGGHLLRLDEDVLPASILDKELARLKKFGVTFILEADFHTFLENKDQFLALYLGLDAPGGPETVSVDEFSLQSVSDTNIFAGGFPRDKERVCAQSYPIAFAFQGRKAATSMDRVLSKVSLTAGRDKEGVIQTKLSTDISGEAILPKIEFKGETGYDLEKAAQEAGRCIQCDCSRCIRACNTYLESFKGHPGKYAREIYNNLAIVMGEKKANKLINSCSLCRQCETVCPNDFSMADLCLSARQELVTDGKMPSMAHEFALGEMAHANGETCFFSMHAQDTDTSNALFFPGCQLTGSSPGQVKAVWAWLRNTVDINTGMVSGCCGAPAFWSGRKDQFEETGDTLKKLWESWGSPRVITACTSCTQMLETVLPGARISSLYTEMAGSSDLPEPDQIAGGSVAVSDPCTARKDDATQQAVRGLIQSRGITITELENAGALTECCGFGGLVFNANPDLAGTIIQKRTAQSDLDYIAYCAMCRDRLSRAGKNTRHILDLFWPESDHPEKRLDPGFSGRRRNLAAFKQEMVGNENFQNDIPLTPAGKKIIIDQDVFNQIEDEFILASDVEKVLAHYESDADKHYFIDKKTGTTIAFFRPANVCFWVEFKILDGGYDILNAWSHRMTVIPAQKFKAGAPLEDLSPDLYCGTCNTPLESVMNHAGYLESRFDVDLPQCRSCGAVFISPALARGKMAEVEKILEDK from the coding sequence ATGGAAAAATCAGAACTTACTGCATTTGAGGCAAAGTGCATCCAGGAAGAACCGGCATTCTGCACAGCGAAATGCCCCTTTCATGTGGATGTAAAATCCTTTTTGGCGCAAATGGCCAAGAAGGAGATGGACAAGGCGTTCAAAATTCTGGAGAAAACCCTTCCCCTGCCGGAGATCATCACTCGGATCTGCGACCATCCCTGTGAATCGGATTGCATCCGGCAGGATCTGGACAGCACCCTTTCCATCGGCCTTCTGGAGCGGGCCTGTGCAAATAATCGAAGTCGCCAGAAAAAATATTTTCCGCCGCCGGCCAAAGATACCCGCATCGGTATCTGGGGCAGCGGTCTTTCCAGTCTTACCGCGGCCTGGGACCTTGCGCTCAAAGGGTATCGGGTCAATGTCTTTGAACAAGAGACGCTGGGTGGACATCTGCTGCGGCTGGATGAGGACGTCCTTCCCGCTTCGATTCTCGACAAGGAGCTTGCCCGTCTTAAGAAATTCGGTGTCACATTTATCCTAGAAGCGGATTTTCATACATTTCTGGAAAACAAAGACCAGTTCCTTGCCTTATATTTAGGGCTGGACGCTCCAGGCGGTCCGGAAACGGTCTCTGTTGACGAATTTTCATTGCAATCGGTATCCGATACAAATATTTTTGCCGGCGGTTTTCCCCGGGATAAAGAAAGGGTCTGTGCCCAAAGCTATCCCATTGCCTTTGCATTCCAGGGCAGAAAGGCCGCCACCTCCATGGACAGGGTATTGTCCAAAGTTTCCCTGACCGCGGGCCGGGACAAAGAAGGGGTGATTCAAACAAAACTCTCCACGGACATCAGCGGGGAGGCCATCCTTCCAAAAATCGAGTTTAAAGGGGAAACCGGCTACGATCTTGAAAAGGCGGCACAAGAGGCCGGCCGCTGCATTCAATGCGACTGCTCAAGATGCATCAGGGCCTGCAACACCTACCTTGAAAGTTTCAAAGGCCACCCCGGAAAATACGCCCGGGAAATTTATAACAATCTGGCCATTGTCATGGGGGAAAAAAAGGCCAACAAGCTGATCAACTCCTGCAGTCTGTGTCGCCAGTGTGAAACGGTCTGCCCCAATGACTTTTCCATGGCGGATCTGTGTCTTTCCGCCCGGCAGGAGCTGGTGACCGATGGTAAAATGCCCTCGATGGCCCATGAATTTGCCCTGGGCGAAATGGCCCATGCCAATGGCGAAACCTGTTTTTTTTCCATGCATGCGCAGGACACCGATACGTCAAATGCCCTTTTCTTTCCGGGATGCCAGCTCACGGGCTCATCACCGGGCCAGGTGAAGGCGGTGTGGGCATGGCTGAGAAATACCGTTGACATAAACACCGGAATGGTATCCGGCTGTTGCGGAGCGCCTGCCTTTTGGAGCGGCCGCAAAGACCAGTTTGAAGAGACCGGCGACACACTGAAAAAATTGTGGGAATCCTGGGGATCACCCCGGGTCATCACGGCCTGTACCTCCTGTACCCAAATGCTGGAAACGGTATTGCCCGGTGCCCGGATTTCATCTTTGTACACAGAAATGGCCGGCAGTTCTGACTTGCCTGAACCGGATCAAATTGCCGGTGGTTCTGTGGCTGTCAGTGATCCCTGCACCGCCCGTAAAGACGATGCCACCCAGCAGGCCGTCAGAGGCCTGATTCAATCCAGGGGCATCACCATAACCGAACTGGAAAATGCCGGGGCATTGACGGAATGCTGCGGGTTTGGCGGCCTTGTGTTCAATGCCAACCCCGATCTTGCCGGCACCATTATCCAGAAACGGACCGCGCAAAGCGACCTGGACTACATTGCTTACTGCGCCATGTGCCGGGACCGCCTATCCCGGGCCGGAAAAAACACCCGCCATATTCTGGACCTGTTCTGGCCCGAAAGCGACCATCCGGAAAAACGACTGGATCCTGGATTTTCAGGACGGCGCAGAAACCTGGCTGCATTTAAACAGGAGATGGTCGGCAATGAGAATTTTCAAAACGATATCCCCCTGACCCCGGCCGGAAAGAAAATTATCATCGATCAGGACGTCTTTAACCAAATCGAAGATGAATTCATTCTGGCGTCGGACGTTGAAAAGGTCCTGGCCCATTACGAATCCGATGCCGATAAACACTATTTTATCGATAAGAAAACCGGGACAACCATCGCCTTTTTCCGACCGGCCAATGTCTGTTTCTGGGTGGAATTCAAGATCCTTGACGGGGGCTATGATATCCTGAACGCCTGGAGCCACAGGATGACCGTGATCCCGGCCCAGAAATTTAAAGCAGGCGCTCCCCTGGAAGATCTCAGTCCAGACCTGTATTGCGGGACCTGCAACACCCCCCTGGAAAGCGTTATGAACCATGCGGGTTACCTGGAATCCCGGTTTGATGTGGATCTGCCCCAGTGCAGAAGCTGCGGGGCTGTGTTCATCTCTCCGGCTCTGGCCAGAGGAAAAATGGCGGAAGTGGAAAAAATTCTTGAGGATAAGTAG
- a CDS encoding molybdopterin-dependent aldehyde oxidoreductase gives MIGKKLMVNGIEKTVFVNEDDKLSTVLRVGCSTTGVKVGCDQGQCGACNVILNSKLVRSCVTKMKRVPEFSEITTIEGIGTPDNLHPIQAAWIAHGGAQCGFCTPGFIVSSKALLDSNPDPTREDIRDWFQKYRNACRCTGYKQLVDSVMDAAKVLNGKMSMDDLLFKIPEDGRIWGTKYPRPTGVAKVTGTWDFGADLGIKMPEGTLKLALVQAEVSHANIKSIDTSEAEKMPGVYKVVTHKDVLGKNRISGLITFPTNKGDGWDRPILCDEKVFQYGDAIAIVCADTEKNAKAAADKVKVDLELLPEYMSAPAAMAEDAMEIHPGTPNVYYIQKVKKGEDTAPIFESADVVVEDDFYTSRQPHMPIEPDVGFAFPGEDGTLVIHSKSIGIHLHLAMIAPGLGIEPEKLTLVQNPTGGTFGYKFSPTMEALVGVAALATGKPVYLNYDWQQQQTYTGKRSPFLTNLRYAADKDGMLKAMESDWSVDHGPYSEFGDLLTLRGAQYAGAGYNIPNIRGEGRTVCTNHAWGSAFRGYGSTEIEFPSEVLMDMLAEKLEMDPFDLRYKNVYREGATTPTGQVPDSWSLPEMFDKLKSKYEAAKAEAVKKSTDDVKCGVGISVGVYGCGLDGPDTSEAYAELNADGTITIFNSWEDHGQGADVGTLGTAHEALRPMGIAPDQIRLVMNDTSKTPNSGPAGGSRSQVVTGQATKAACELLMGAMKKSDGSYRTFEEMTAENIPVKYTGTWTAPAKDCDEYGQGTPFAVYMYGLFMAEVSVEVATGKTKVTKMTAVADLGKINNRLAVDGQMYGGLAQGIGLALTEDYEDIKKHSTMKGAGFPYIKDIPDEMELIYVEAPREHGPFGAAGVGELPLTAPHAAVINGIHSACGAWVKRLPATPDKVLAALKG, from the coding sequence ATGATCGGTAAAAAACTGATGGTAAACGGTATTGAGAAAACCGTTTTTGTAAACGAGGATGACAAACTTTCCACGGTGCTTCGGGTTGGATGTTCCACCACCGGGGTTAAAGTGGGCTGCGATCAAGGACAGTGTGGCGCCTGCAACGTTATTCTGAATTCTAAGCTGGTGCGTTCCTGTGTTACCAAAATGAAACGGGTACCGGAATTTTCCGAGATCACCACCATTGAAGGCATCGGCACACCGGACAACCTTCACCCCATCCAGGCGGCATGGATTGCTCACGGCGGCGCCCAGTGCGGTTTTTGCACCCCGGGTTTTATCGTATCCTCCAAGGCCCTGCTCGATTCCAATCCGGACCCCACACGCGAGGATATCCGTGACTGGTTCCAGAAATACAGAAATGCCTGCCGCTGTACCGGCTACAAGCAGTTGGTTGATTCTGTCATGGACGCTGCCAAGGTGCTTAACGGCAAAATGAGCATGGATGACCTGTTGTTCAAGATTCCCGAAGACGGACGGATCTGGGGCACCAAATATCCGCGTCCCACCGGCGTTGCCAAGGTTACCGGCACCTGGGATTTTGGCGCGGACCTGGGCATCAAGATGCCCGAAGGCACCTTGAAGCTGGCATTGGTTCAGGCCGAGGTCTCCCATGCCAATATCAAATCCATTGACACCTCCGAAGCCGAAAAGATGCCCGGCGTTTATAAGGTTGTCACCCACAAAGACGTTTTGGGTAAAAACCGGATTTCCGGCTTGATTACCTTTCCCACTAATAAAGGCGACGGCTGGGACCGGCCCATTCTCTGCGATGAAAAGGTCTTTCAGTATGGTGATGCCATTGCCATTGTCTGTGCCGACACCGAGAAAAACGCTAAGGCCGCTGCAGATAAGGTAAAAGTGGATCTGGAATTGTTGCCCGAATATATGAGCGCCCCGGCCGCCATGGCCGAAGATGCCATGGAGATCCATCCGGGTACCCCCAATGTTTACTACATCCAGAAAGTCAAAAAAGGCGAAGACACTGCGCCCATCTTTGAGTCCGCTGATGTCGTCGTTGAAGATGATTTCTACACGAGCCGCCAGCCCCATATGCCCATTGAACCGGACGTAGGTTTTGCCTTCCCCGGCGAAGACGGCACCCTGGTCATCCATTCTAAATCCATCGGTATCCATCTCCACCTGGCCATGATCGCTCCGGGCCTGGGCATTGAACCGGAAAAACTCACACTGGTCCAGAACCCCACCGGCGGCACCTTCGGCTATAAATTCTCCCCCACAATGGAAGCTTTGGTGGGTGTGGCAGCCCTGGCCACTGGCAAACCGGTATATCTCAACTATGACTGGCAGCAACAGCAGACATATACGGGCAAGCGTTCCCCGTTCCTGACCAACCTGCGCTATGCAGCGGACAAGGACGGCATGCTCAAAGCCATGGAATCTGACTGGAGTGTTGACCACGGCCCCTATTCCGAGTTCGGCGACCTGCTGACTCTGCGCGGTGCCCAGTATGCCGGTGCCGGTTACAACATTCCCAATATCCGGGGCGAAGGCCGGACCGTCTGCACCAACCACGCCTGGGGCTCTGCCTTCCGCGGTTACGGCTCAACGGAAATAGAATTCCCCTCTGAAGTACTCATGGACATGCTGGCCGAAAAACTGGAGATGGACCCCTTTGATTTGCGCTATAAAAACGTATATCGCGAAGGCGCCACCACCCCCACAGGACAGGTTCCCGATTCCTGGAGTCTGCCGGAAATGTTCGACAAGCTCAAATCCAAATATGAGGCTGCCAAAGCCGAAGCCGTTAAAAAATCCACAGACGACGTAAAATGCGGCGTTGGTATCTCCGTGGGTGTATACGGCTGCGGCCTGGACGGCCCGGATACCTCCGAGGCCTATGCAGAACTCAACGCAGACGGCACCATCACGATCTTCAATTCCTGGGAAGATCATGGCCAGGGGGCAGACGTGGGTACCTTGGGTACCGCCCACGAAGCCCTTCGGCCCATGGGCATCGCCCCGGATCAGATCCGGTTGGTGATGAACGATACTTCCAAGACCCCCAACTCCGGTCCTGCCGGGGGCTCCCGTTCTCAGGTCGTCACCGGCCAGGCCACCAAAGCTGCCTGCGAGCTGCTCATGGGTGCCATGAAAAAGAGCGACGGCAGTTATCGTACCTTTGAGGAAATGACGGCTGAAAACATTCCCGTGAAATACACCGGTACCTGGACTGCACCTGCCAAAGATTGTGATGAATACGGTCAGGGCACCCCCTTTGCCGTATACATGTATGGTCTGTTCATGGCTGAAGTCAGCGTTGAAGTTGCCACAGGTAAAACCAAGGTGACCAAAATGACCGCCGTGGCCGATTTGGGCAAGATCAATAACAGGCTGGCCGTGGACGGTCAGATGTACGGTGGTCTGGCCCAGGGTATCGGTCTGGCCCTGACCGAAGACTACGAAGATATCAAGAAGCATTCCACCATGAAGGGTGCAGGCTTCCCTTATATCAAAGATATTCCCGACGAGATGGAGTTGATCTATGTGGAAGCGCCCAGAGAACACGGTCCTTTCGGGGCTGCCGGCGTGGGCGAACTGCCCCTGACCGCGCCCCATGCCGCCGTGATCAACGGCATCCACAGTGCCTGTGGTGCATGGGTCAAACGCCTGCCGGCCACACCGGACAAGGTACTGGCTGCACTGAAAGGCTAA
- a CDS encoding MBL fold metallo-hydrolase, with protein sequence MHHIQKLRRITGPYNLNTYFLVCKESRKAVIIDPGGKAEEVADFIRKNDIIPDKVLLTHGHADQFFSMAAFKKIAGIPYCLHEADDDFFKKPEIRSKMKRSLGLPPPYPADIRMKDGDTVNFGCCELSVIHTPGHTPGSVCLLCEDHLFTGDTLFVGEAGRTDLPGGNLNCLIDSIRVKILPLDKKTVILPAHHHTNDPPRSTLEQEMKTNIHITDFILDEF encoded by the coding sequence GTGCACCACATACAAAAACTCAGACGAATCACAGGACCCTACAATCTCAATACCTATTTTCTGGTGTGCAAAGAATCACGCAAGGCCGTCATTATTGATCCGGGCGGAAAAGCTGAAGAAGTAGCGGATTTCATCAGAAAAAACGACATTATCCCTGATAAAGTCCTGCTGACCCATGGACATGCAGATCAATTTTTTTCCATGGCGGCGTTCAAAAAAATTGCCGGGATACCCTATTGCCTGCACGAGGCAGATGATGATTTTTTTAAAAAGCCGGAGATCAGAAGTAAAATGAAACGCTCACTTGGCCTGCCCCCGCCCTACCCGGCAGATATCAGGATGAAAGACGGAGATACAGTTAACTTTGGCTGCTGTGAACTGAGTGTGATTCACACCCCCGGGCATACGCCCGGTTCGGTCTGTCTGCTGTGCGAGGACCATCTATTTACCGGGGATACTCTCTTTGTGGGAGAAGCCGGGCGTACGGACCTGCCTGGCGGAAATCTAAACTGCCTAATCGACTCCATCCGGGTTAAAATACTGCCCCTTGACAAAAAAACCGTGATCCTTCCGGCCCATCACCACACCAATGATCCACCCCGGTCAACCCTCGAACAGGAGATGAAGACCAATATTCATATCACCGATTTCATACTGGATGAATTCTGA
- a CDS encoding class III extradiol ring-cleavage dioxygenase, translated as MTTPKVDSAILYIPHGGGPLPLLGHAGHNAMNAFLKELAAMLPKPEAVVVISAHWEGDSVMVTSHPTPELVYDYYGFPPQAYEIEYPAAGHPELAHKSVGLMEDAGIKVKAEDKRGFDHGVYIPLSLMLPEADLPCIQVSLCKGLDIERHLAMGQALRPLLKENIWLLGSGFSFHNMRGFDLQAGPGSPSAPDPQNRSFQDWLKKTCADENTSPEQHREKLLNWEQAPAARHCHPREEHLLPLMVCAGAAGYRSAQKVFDVKIMGRSSVCFFWPGTV; from the coding sequence ATGACGACACCAAAAGTTGACAGCGCTATTCTTTATATCCCCCATGGCGGCGGCCCTTTACCCCTTCTGGGGCATGCCGGGCATAACGCCATGAACGCGTTTTTAAAAGAACTTGCCGCAATGCTGCCTAAACCTGAGGCTGTGGTGGTGATTTCCGCCCATTGGGAAGGTGATTCTGTTATGGTAACCAGCCACCCTACCCCTGAGCTGGTTTACGATTATTATGGGTTTCCCCCGCAAGCCTATGAGATTGAGTATCCGGCTGCCGGCCATCCTGAGCTGGCACATAAATCCGTGGGGCTGATGGAAGATGCCGGCATCAAGGTGAAGGCAGAAGACAAACGTGGGTTTGATCATGGGGTGTATATCCCTTTGAGCTTGATGCTGCCCGAAGCGGATCTCCCCTGCATCCAGGTTTCCCTGTGCAAAGGCCTGGATATCGAAAGGCACCTGGCAATGGGGCAGGCGCTGAGACCATTGCTCAAAGAGAATATATGGCTTCTGGGTTCCGGATTTTCTTTTCACAATATGCGAGGTTTTGATCTGCAGGCAGGCCCGGGTTCTCCTTCGGCACCGGATCCCCAAAACAGGTCTTTTCAGGATTGGCTTAAAAAAACTTGTGCCGATGAGAACACATCCCCTGAACAGCACAGGGAAAAGTTGCTTAATTGGGAACAAGCCCCCGCAGCAAGGCATTGCCACCCCCGGGAAGAGCATCTGCTGCCCTTGATGGTGTGTGCCGGTGCTGCCGGATACCGATCTGCCCAAAAGGTGTTTGATGTTAAAATAATGGGTCGAAGTTCAGTCTGCTTTTTTTGGCCGGGAACTGTATGA